CCGATGGTCATGTCCCTTAGGTCAGTGGGTTTTAAACTTCTCTTCATCAGGCATTCACTTATATGAGGCATGTGTGGCAGCTGGAAAGAAACATTCAATATTTTACTGCTTCCTTCCAATATTTTACCATTTCCTTCCaatattttactgttttcttcCCATTATTTCTAGTTCTGAGCAGTCTGTCCCCTCAGTTTTGCATCCCTCCCTCACAAACAGGCAGCAACGACTCCAGCAACTGGAGTCCAGCCACCAGCACAGAACTGGGCCTAaggctcccagggcagcaggaataTCGGATGGAATTGGCTtccaggggagcaggagcaggaatatCTGAGGGAATTGGCTCCCAgtagagcaggagcaggaatatTTGATGAAATTGGCTCCCAGGGGAGCAGGAATATCTGATGGAATTGGGGGTGAGGGTGGTGGTGACAGCCCTAGGCCGGGGCAGGAGTGCTCCAAGACGGGATGAAGACTCCAGTTCAGAGCATGAGCAGCCTCAAGGCATCACCAACCTCCAGCatctctttccctgctcccatttCTCCTTCCAACCCCTTCTCCACCCCTCCTGTCCACTTCTACCACCCTGTGAGCCAGAGCCACCAGAGCAGTGGATGTCCTGGCTGGGCTCATTCCTGGCCCCACTTACGAGATCTGCTACCGGCGACTTCTTCCTGTTCTGCTTCTCCACCTCCACCTGCATCTTGGCCATGGGCTTGGCCATAGCCAAGGCCATCTTGGCTTCAGCCTGGAGCTTCTTCTGCCTGCTGAGGAAATCCATGTCATCCAGGGACTCCGACTCCTCCTCCGTCGTGTCTCTGTCCGAGTAGGACGAGCTCTGCTTGCTCTGGGGAAGCAAACAAGCCACAGCAAAGTTTGAcctatttttgtgctttttttcccctacagaAACTGTCAAAAGCATGGATTTATTTCTTATCTTAATCCACAGGattatctttaaaaatcagAGTGATTCCCAGCTAGGCCTCCTTGGCTTTACAGGGAGGGAGAAGCCCAGCAGATCAGAAAGTGTTGAAAGGTTAAAGTGGAGGGAAACAACTGGGGCTGTGGTGTTGTATCCAAAAAGGAATGCTGGAtccatgaaggaaaggaaaggaaaggaaaggaaagaaaggaaaggaaaggaaaggaaaggaaaggaaaggaaaggaaaggaaaggaaaggaaaggaaaggaaaggaaaggaaaggaaaggaaaggaaaggaaaggaaaggaaaggaaaggaaaggaaaggaaaggaaaggaaaggaaaggaaaggaaaggaaaggaaaggaaaggaaaggaaaaagacatCAAGtttacagcagcacagaagGTTTCTTATCTGTCCCTCAGCATCTCACGTTTACTGAGGGCCAGAGATGCtgctctggggtttggggttgctCTTTTAACAGGATCAGCCTCCCCAGGGACGCCTGtggctgtcctgctgcaggctgaggtgCCAGACCCACCATGGGTGACAAGGGCGTGTCCAGGCTGGTCTCTGTCTTGCTGTCATCGCCGTCGCTGTCCTTGTCGCTGCCGCTGTCGTTGACAAAGCAGATCTGCAGGTTCATCCCACTCTGTAACCTGGGcgagcacagggacaggtgacaccgctgtcccctggggctgggagtgccacCAGCTCAGCAGGTGACAGCTCAgtgtggcactgggagctgctcagTGTCACAGGGCCTCTGCCACCATCTACTGATAAACTGCAGAATTACCCCCACACTGCAGGGACTCCCGGTCATTTTTTATGGTCATTGTTTCAGAATgtcattattatttttgattATTCAGCTCTGATTACATTAAATAAAATCtataaaatgcaataaaagaTATGGAATGTGTTACCATAAAAAGCCACAAAGATGATTTAcaaataaagaatgaaaaagtaCAGAGAAATGTACAAAGATAGAAATAGcatatataatagtatatataataaaataatttggcaGTGGTGGAAATTATTTATTCACAGTTTTTTTCCAAGACACTCCTGTAATACAAGAGTTTGTTCTGGTGTTTTCCAGAGCCCCCTGCTCCACTGCTGGGTTGGGATTGATTAACCCCACCCACATTCCCCTCCCcaggaattattttctctgGATGCAGGATCAGGGAATCCTGCAGgctgagaaaagggaaaagcccAGGTGAGAGATCCCAATCCATCCCCACGTGCTGGAGATGgagaacccccaaatcctgttATTCCTCATTCCCAGTGTGCAGGGAGCTTGTATTGCTCCTTAGGAACagcaaattcccattttccatttatttctgtggGGTTTATTAGTTACCATTACCACAAAATAAACAGGATTAATAATTGTTTATTAATGAGCAAGTGAAGGTGGTGAGATCCTGGAaaggaagctgtggctgcccctggatccctggaattgttccaggccaggttggacaggggTTGGGATGgtgagtgtccctgcccatggacagggagctggatgagctttaaggtccttcaGCATTCCATGTTCCAGCTCCGCAATTCCATACAAAAACATGGGAATAACATCCCGCAAATGTTCCTGCAGGCCCTGGAACAGGGAATACTTTTCCTGGGTTATAAATATTAACAACCACCAAATCCTTCAGGCACAGCTGGCAATTtctgggggcacagctgccaaACCCTGATGAGCTGCGTTAATTAGAGCCCTGCTCTAATTACcagacagcagctcctggttcaGCTGTAACTACAGACAGCAAAGCTGTTTTCCCTTTCAAATGATCCGCAGCTCAATTTAACTCCACAACTGCACCTCTCCCCTGGAACAGCAGGGTTCCTCCTGGGTTCCTGCCTCCCTAAGCCTCCTTTCTTCTCCCATCCCATGGCAACAGGTAGAGCTTCAATCCCAGCATGGGAGGTGTTTGATCCttccccagtgccctgggttccACCCAGATGAacacaaaaaggactttctgcATTGTATTCCATGCAAAAACCTTAAAAATCCAAGGGAGAAATCCATGTGCAGCGCCAGGGATGAAGCCATGTCCAGAGCAGAGCTTGTGGATGTGGAGGGGAGGCAGGAAGCCACATTAAAGCTTATTTTGTCCATCCTCTAGTGGTTCCTGAGCATTAATTGCTTTTCCAATCATTAATCACAATTCCAGAATAATGGAGGTTGGAATTCccaaatggtttgggttggaaggaaccttaaaactcatccagtgccatctctgccatggcagggacaccttccactgtcccagggtgctccaaaccccatgtccagcctggccttgggcactgccagggatccagggacagccacagcttctccaggcacCCTGTTCCAAATCCTACATGAAAACCTGAAGGAAACCTAACTCAGAAAGCTTCACCTCATTCCCTTTATCCCCTCAACATCCAAATACCTTTCTACTCCATGTTAAATGAGAATTTCCCCCCTCATTTACAAGTGTTCACATAACACACAGGTGTCGCATCTGGATGTTCCAAGCAcagaaaattcaggaatttggtTAAATGGTTAAATCCCAGTGTGAGGGGTGATCCTGGGGTGTCCCACTGCAGAGATctcccccttccctggggatTTGGGCTCTGGCTTACCGGGAGGACAGGCTGGGCTTGCCGCTCTTGCTGCAGCTCGTGTAGAGCCCGGGGCCATCGTCGAAGAAACTGCCCAGGGCCAACTTCTGCCTGATGGACTCACGCTCATTCTTCTgggcctgcagggagggacagggtcaggctgaggggagggacacggggatcaggagctggggagggacagcaggggatgaagctctgggaagggacagggagggatgAAGATCTGGGAAGGGACAGGAAGAGGATGAAGCTCCTGGAAAGGACACATGGAAGGATGAAGCTCTGGGAAGGACACATGGAAGGATGAAGCTTCTGGAAAGGACACATGGAAGGATGAAGCTCTGGGAAGAACACATGGAAGGATGAAGCTTCTGGAAAGGACACATGGAAGGATGAAGCTCTGGGAAGGACACATGGAAGGATGAAGCTCTGGGAAGGACATATGGAAGGATGAAGCTCTGGGAAGGACACATGGAAGGATGAATCtctgggaagggacagggagggatgAAGATCTGGGAAGGGACAGGAAGAGGATGAAGTTCCTGGAAAGGACACATGGAAGGATGAAGCTCTGGGAAGGACACATGGAAGGATGAAGCTCTGGGAAGGACACATGGAAGGATGAAGgatggggagggacagggagggatggatgagCTCTGGCCGGGCCAGGGCACAGGAAGGGGACTTGTCCCACCAGCCCCACCACCAAGCTCAGCACATCCAGCATCTCCCAAGCCTCCCACGCCTGGGTCAGCCACAGAGCACATCCCAATGGGAATCCCCATCTCATGGAACCAGCCTGCTCTGGGttggggttggaaaggaccttaaagggCGTCTGATTGCACCCCAAACTCGCTGATAGATATATCCCAGTATATTCCCAATATCTGTACCTAAATCCACACACAGCCACCTCCATCAGCATCTTCCACTTCCCTGAACAACTTCCAACCCCACCAAAATCCCTCTCCTGCCAGCGCGCTCAGGGATGGATTTTGAACCATTGTCATCAAATTATCAGTATTTCTATTTACAAATATAAACAAAACACAagtataattataaatataaatgtagcCACAAACACAAGCACAGCcataaacataaatataaatataagtaCAGGAGTTTTAAAATAGCAATCAACAAAATGATTTGCAATGAATCCCTGATCAATAACTGTGCAATCAATGTGCAATAAATGCAAATCTCAGCTCCAGATTCAAAACCTCCCCCAGTGTCTGTCACTAATGGGTCACGTGCCAACACTGACAACAAATTCAGGAAGTTATTGATGGAAGGAACACTTGGAAAGCCTCAAacatttaattataaaataacaCTCAATACCCAATCcagaaaacacaacaaaaagaaataggGCAGGCAAGGCTGGGCTGCCTCCATGGGGTTAATTCGTGGAATGGTGCTTCCCATATCCCAcctcaggaaaaataaagcacttTTTTGTACAAGGAAGTGTgacaaaatgcaaattattcacctaaaataacaaattatttaattccAGCTCCAGCGCTGATTATACACATTATTACCCTGCCCATTAAATTGTCAATCCCTTACCAAAATAATTCATTTATAACCTAGCTCCTTTTATTTCAAATccttaaaataacaaaaacaaaccccacgACACCAAGCAGTACCAAGTTTTTGGGCTGAGCTCCAGGTTCCTGAAGTTTTACCCAGACCATTGTGTTTTTAGGCTTCAATAATCAATACCTCAATCACATGGAGACAGATTTAGGATAAaaacagccagccctgctggggagggcagaacagggggaaataaaagaGGAGAAATGAGTGAAAATCATTTTTAATGAACTGAAAGCAGAAGGAGGGAGGTTGGTGCCAGCTCCTCGTGCTGCCCATCTCAGGGTGCCCTTGGCTGTGCCACTGCACCAATATCCCATCAAGTCCTGGaaatttcccctttcccagctcagagGATCCTCTCCCACATCTTCCCATCTAAATCTGACTTtccttgtgctgcagctgaaatgCAGCCCACAGCCCATCCCCACCTCCTCTCCAGCTGGGACCTCTccctcccagagcatccccaccTCCTCCGTGGGcaccaaagctgctcctttCCCACTAAAACCAGCCAGGACTGGACATTTCTCCTCCTTGCTGGTGGATCTGTCTCTCCAGATCTGTTTTAATGCTGCTGTTCCCCACTGCTCCCAGGCTGACATCTGTACATTTAATCATCGTGCAATTTGTTTTCTCCAGCAGGTCATTAATGAGGATTCTCTGTAACTCTGCTCCCAGGACTGAGCTGGAAATATCCCATTTTCCAAGGCAGGCCCAGGCTAACGACCATAAAGAAATCCAGAGTCCTATTTGTTATTATAAAATGGGGAGCAGTtagtaagaaataaaatataccTGAGGGAAATGGACTTTAGGCTTTGGATAAATTACCTGACAGCTGCACTCAAAATCCAGAGCTGGGtatgaaaaattataaatggaGAAGGGAAACAGCAAGGTGGGTTTTGACTGTGAAATATTCTGCCTTGGTATAGAAGGAATAATGGGTCAAATCCTCAAAATGCAAAGCTAACTCCAAGGGAAACAACCCTGTGGTatttaaatgtgtattttggCACTGacccaaaaaataaaagtgtttctgctctgtgcagagctgagcacagtCCAGTTCTCACAatgattttaaacaaaaagctgcttttgatttttaagGGGAGAACAAAACAATGTGGGGTGgattttccttcttccccttgACCTTCCCTGTCAGaagggcagcagtgcctgggaggggaacacagctccagggaacagggacgcgtgtcacacagccctggaatAATCCTgctttgggatggaagggacctcagagctCATCCCATCcaggggaggggcagggacacatcccactgtcccaggtgctccagccccagggtccagcctggccttgggcactgccagggatgcaggggcagccacagctgctctgggatcccatcccagccaggaatccccaattcccaatgtcccacccatcgctgccctctggcactgggagccattccctgtgtcctggagaggagaaggatccagggagagctcagagctcctgccagggcctgaaggggctccaggagagctgcagagggacgggggacaagggatggagggacacccagcaggagcactgggatctcagcaggagcactgggacaccagcagggacactgggacaccagcagggacattgggacaccagcagggacactgggacagcaacagggacactgggacaccaacaggagcactgggacaccagcagggacactgggacaccagcagggacactgggacaccaacaggagcactgggacaccagcagggacactgggacaccagcaggagcactgggacaccagcagggacactgggacaccagcagggacactgggacaccaacaggagcactgggacaccagcagggacactgggacaccagcagggacactgggacaccaacaggagcactgggacaccagcagggacactgggacaccagcaggagcactgggacaccagcagggacactgggacaccagcagggacactgggacaccaacaggagcactgggacaccagcagggacactgggacaccagcaggagcactgggacaccagcagggacactgggacatcAACAGGAGCACTGGGACACTCGGCCAGGCCACCAGGGCTATTTTTGCCAGGCTCTGtcattcccagcccagcccaggcctaTATTTAAAGCCCCAGAGCCACAGGCAGCGTCTCACTTTATCTCTGCCCTGCACGGGGGCTATTCTGGGATTTACAAACAACACAGATCACAGAAAATGTGGGTTTatctccttctcccttcccGGGGTGAATGCAAACCCAAGTCAAAACTTTTTACCCAAGTCAGAACAAAGTGACACTTGACAATGTGCCTTAAACCCCCGGGGGTTTCCAGGCAGGAGGATGCTTTTGGAAGCTTCCCCTGCTATTTTATCACCAGGAGataaggaaagaaggaaggaggaatgtTTGCCCGTGCCAGCACTTTACAACCCGGGGattctccctgctccagcccccgAATCCCACCGGGCTGGGCGGGCCCGGGCAGCATTCCCGCAGCACGGCGGCACACAAAGGCTCCTTTCTGTCCCTTTCTGTCCCTTTTTGTCCCTTTACCTTTTTGTAGCTGCccccggcgggcggcggggaTGCTTTCCTGATGACGTCACCCATTGCATCGCCCCGCTCCCggctcccggcgctgccccggcgccgctcccggccgcgCATCGCACCGGGAACGGGGCTCGCTCCCGCGGGGCGCTCTTCCCGCGCCGCTCCGCTCCCCCAGCACCTGGCTGCTCCCAAATAAAGGCAGCGAGCCCCGGGAGAGGAGCTGGCAATCCGCGTCCTCCTCCAGCCACTGCCAGCGCCGGATAAAAATAACCCCGAGCTCCAGCGGCTGCACAAGGGCAGGAAAAATGCCGGTGTCTGATGTCAAACCCCGGGCTGGCCGTgctgccgggccgggagcgAGGGgcttcctccctccttccttccttcctggggCTTCTCCCCAGGGAAGTTatcccagggaattcccaggaTCCACCACAGGGATTCACGTCCCACAAACGGGAACCACCAGCTGGAATTGTTACTCCATGTGAAACCCACCAGCAAGGACCCCACGGAGCTGTTCCCCTGGCTAAATTGGCTCTTCCAGGTGGAAAAATTCCTACATTTATTGGAATTATGCATTAGAGGCACCCAGCCTAACTCTGCTCCCCATCCTGTGGGTGTGGAGAGCCTggggatccccaaaattccattccATTGGCTCCTGGGGG
The nucleotide sequence above comes from Ammospiza caudacuta isolate bAmmCau1 chromosome 11, bAmmCau1.pri, whole genome shotgun sequence. Encoded proteins:
- the SCHIP1 gene encoding schwannomin-interacting protein 1 isoform X2 yields the protein MVHQENCSYQAQKNERESIRQKLALGSFFDDGPGLYTSCSKSGKPSLSSRLQSGMNLQICFVNDSGSDKDSDGDDSKTETSLDTPLSPMSKQSSSYSDRDTTEEESESLDDMDFLSRQKKLQAEAKMALAMAKPMAKMQVEVEKQNRKKSPVADLLPHMPHISECLMKRSLKPTDLRDMTIGQLQVIVNDLHSQIESLNEELVQLLLIRDELHTEQDAMLVDIEDLTRHAESQQKHLAEKMPAK
- the SCHIP1 gene encoding schwannomin-interacting protein 1 isoform X1 translates to MRGRERRRGSAGSRERGDAMGDVIRKASPPPAGGSYKKAQKNERESIRQKLALGSFFDDGPGLYTSCSKSGKPSLSSRLQSGMNLQICFVNDSGSDKDSDGDDSKTETSLDTPLSPMSKQSSSYSDRDTTEEESESLDDMDFLSRQKKLQAEAKMALAMAKPMAKMQVEVEKQNRKKSPVADLLPHMPHISECLMKRSLKPTDLRDMTIGQLQVIVNDLHSQIESLNEELVQLLLIRDELHTEQDAMLVDIEDLTRHAESQQKHLAEKMPAK